The genomic interval gaagaacttcttcctcacatccaatctCAACGTCTCCTCCTCgagtttgaatccattccccttgtcctatcactccctcacctcctaaaaagtccctccctgGATCCCTCTGCTCCGATAAGGTCTCCTCGGGacctcctcttccccagactGAATTACCCCAACTTTTTTGGGGTGTGGTGGGGGTTGGTAGGGTTGGTTGTGCCTGACACTTGTGCTGTCCCCACAGCACCTGGACTTGTCCCAGATCTTCATGCACCAAACCATCCACACCATCGAGTACTGCCTGGGCTGCATCTCCAACACCGCTTCCTACCTCCGCCTCTGGGCCCTCAGCTTGGCCCACGCCCGTCAGTCCTGGTGCCTTCACCCACCATTtacccccttccctcccacccccggGGAGACCCTcacccttccccttctctccccagagCTCTCGGAGGTCCTGTGGACCATGGTGCTGAGGAACGGCTTCGTGGGGCTGAGCTACGCGGGGGCCTTGGTGCTGCTCCCCGTCTTCGCCGCCTTCGCCGTCCTCACCGTCGCCATCCTCCTGGTGATGGAGGGGCTCTCCGCCTTCCTCCACGCTCTGCGCCTCCACTGGTGAGCTCCGTCCCCCTATCTCCAGGGTTTGGGGTCTCCGAGGAGGGGTTGGGGTCACCaagccccccaccccacccttCCTTCACCTCCTTCTCCCGACTCCCAGGGTGGAATTTCAGAACAAGTTTTACTCCGGTGCTGGGTACAAGTTGTGTCCCTTCGCCTTCACCCACGACCTCTGCGAGTAGCCAGCCTCGTGGTGGGGGGGTCGGAGAGTTGGCTGGACCCCAacccaccccaccaccaccaccttgccccccccccccctccccaaaccccctccagAACCCCGGGGGTGGTGGGAGCAGTGAATAAAACCATCCCCGTGGCTCAGCCCCATCTCTGTGCCCTCTGCTGTGGTTCTGGGGGGTGTGGGTGGTCCTGGGGGGTGTAGGGGTCCCTGTCCGTCCCCCCCCCAAATCACTGTTGCCCATAGGTGAAGGGGGGGGCAGTGGTGGGGCTGTAGGTGCtgaggggggggaaggtgggCAGGGGGTAGGGCAGTGCGCGGGGTTTGGGTCCCCCATAGACACCAGGGGGCTGGAAATGGGGGGGGaaggtgtgtgggggggtgggtTGGGGGGTTCCCACTCTATGGGGAGCCCCCGGGGGGGCGGGGAGAGAGGGTAAGAGGGGGTCAGCTGCCccccctctgccagcccctctacctttctgctgcttctcgGGGTGGGGGTGTAGGGGGGTAGCCCGGGCACGgggcacagcacccagcagggaCCCTGCTGAGACCCCACACCTGCAAGAGAAATGGGGGAGGGGGTCAAGAGGGTGGTGTGGAGCCCCTCAtgttgggggggggaggtttggAGGAGGTTTGGAGGCTTTACCAGGGCTCAGGGTCCCCATCCCGAAAGCCTTTGGCGAAGGGGTTGCTGGCGATCTTCAGTTGGGTgatctggggaggggagggggtgagaGGGGGGGCTTTCTGAGGGGGTGGGACACGACATGGGGGTCCCCTCTAGGCTAGGGGCTCACCCGGTGGTTCTGGTAAGCTGTGACGGCCATGAACTGGGTCTCGGGGAAGCTGAAGGTCTTGAAGTTCTGGTGGGCGAAGCGCTCGCTGTCGCGCCGCGGGTCAACGAAGACGACGTGGAAGCGGGGTTGGTAGCGGTGCATGGAGTTGAGGATGATCTAGGGTGGTagtggggggaagaggggggtTGAGGAGGTGGGTGAGACCACCCTCACACTCACCCCCCCACCCTGGTCCGGGTCCTCACGTGGCCGTTGTCATCCAGGAGGTTGTTGGTCAACTTGAGTTTGTCGAAGGAGACGATTTGCCGCATCCATTGGGCGCCCTTGGCCGGGGAGTCGGGGTGGAAATGGACCCGTCCCGGGGCTGCTGGGTCAGCCCTGCCCGCTGccagccaggaggagctgtggaaGGCGTATCtgtggggtggagggggggctcagcaccacGGGGATCCAGCCCCAACCCCCCCTTTCACCCCAACATCCTCACCGGTATCTCTTGTCATCCAGCGGGATGAAGTCCATCAGCAAGACGTAGTCAGCCAAGGGGTCCAACCCCGTCAGCTTCACCTGGAAGGTGGGGAACATCCTCCTGGGGGGATGAGAGGGGTGGGAAAAGGGTGTCCCCCGCCCAGcacccccccctctcctcccagcctggtgCCTACCTGCCCGCCTTGGTGACGATCATCTCGGTGCCCAAGCGGTTGAACTCTTCCCACAAGCTGCCCATCTCCAGCCGTGCCACCACCTGGCTCACCTGCTGGTTCTTGCCACCGCTCCCcagaccctccccagcccaccccaggctggtgctgcaggggggTCCCTCACCTGGCCCCCCCTggaaggctgggaagggatgagGAGGTGTTGGGTCCAACCCATGGACCCCCAGCCCACCCGTTCCTGGTGGGGTTTTGTCCCTCCCCATTGCACCCCCGCTTTCTGATGGTGTTGGGTGACCCATGAGGTGGGGGGGGTTGCtatgggggggtgggggtgggggggttacCTGCCATGGGTGCAGACGGTGGTCAGGAGGTGTCCAGGACCATGGGTGAAGCCCCCTCCAGctccaccccagctctgcaccatcctcctcctgctgctgggggtttTATGCCCCAGCTCAGGGGGTGGAGACACAGAGGTTGGAGCTCTGGTGGTCCtcagggggggtgggggggggctggaacgtggccccccccttccccaaccTTCCTTTGTGCTTtgatgtgatgatgatgatggacAGGAGGTGGCCGTAGGACCAGTGGGACCAGTGCTGGTCCTCAGCAAGGTTTGGAGgttccctgggctgggagggggacAGCTCTTTTGGGAGGGTCCCCTTGTCCCCTTCGTGTCACGTGTctgagctggagggagggggtgTGGAGGCTGCAAAGTCCTTGTCCCCCGGGCACATGTCACTGTTGTCACCACCTGATATTAAATATCACGACACTGTTGGCTTGAGAGAAGCCTCTGAGGCACCAGGGAAGGGGTTGGTGTTCtgcaccccccaaaaaaaaatgtctggagAGACCAGGTGAGGATGCTGGGGGTCTGGAGGGATCAGAGGATGTCCTGGTGAGGATGCTGGGGGTCTGAAGGGATCAGAGGATGTCCTGGTGAGGATGCTGGGGGTCTGGAGGGACCAGGGGATGTCCtggtggggatgctgggggtcTGGAGGGACCTGGAAACATCACCATGAGGATGCTGGGGGTCTGGAGGGACCAGGGAATGTCCTGGTGAGGATGCTGGGGGTCTGAGGGACCAGGGGACATCCCCGTGGATATTCTGGGGGTCTTGGATCAGGGGATTTGTGGTGGGGGTCTGGAGAGACCTGGAGACATCCCCATGGGGGTCTGGAGGGATCAGAGGATGTCCTGGTGAGGATGCTGGGGGTCTGAGGGACCAGGGGATGTCCtggtggggatgctgggggtcTGAGGGACCAGGGGACATCGTGGTGGGGGTCTGAGGGGACCAGGGGACATCCtgggggggatgctggtggCTTTCTGTCCCTGGCACTGGTGTCCTTGGGCAAGGGCTGAAAGTCCTTCATGTTTCCTGCCGAGCTGGCTGTTTTCTCCAAAAACTGAGAAAGCAACCATCTCCCCAgtccttcccccctccttccccctgtCCCCACGTGTGTCCCATGTCCCCCAGCACCGGGCTGGTCCCATCCATCTCCTGCTGTCAGCCGGGCAGTGGCCGCGGGGTCGGTATCGAGCGAGGAGATGAGGAGGTGTGAGAAGAAAAGATGAcaaggggggggggatggaaGGGGGGGTCAGCCCTGAGGCTTCATCTGCAGCTGATTGTTCTGCTGGagagaaaggagcaggagaggaggaagagctggaaggGTTGGAAGCCCCAAATTTtggctgagagctgctgggagggtccgagcagctctggggtcaggatgggagagttggggttggTCAGgatggagaaggctccaaggagacctcagAGACCCTTCCAGTgcaggaaggggctgcaggaaagctggggaggggcttggGATAAGggtctggagggatgggatgagggaaaTGGCcttgaactggaagaggggagatggagatgagataATGGGGatgaaattctttggggtgagggtgctgagccccagggtgcccccagaagctgtggctgccccatccctggaggtgttgggggttggatggggcttggagccccctgggctgggggaggggtcctTGGTGTTGGAACAAggtgggctttaaggtcccttccaactcaaactgTTCTGCAGATGGATGATCATGGGGAGGTTTGGTCCCAGAGCTGCATCCTCAGGGAAGGGTGACCTCTTCTCTTGATGTCCAAGGTGATGCCCAACCCAGTCCTGCTTTATGTGGTTTTCTCCTCAGTGAGGGTGGAGGGAGAGCCTGGAtctggctgagctctgctgggaatCCATGGGacctttcctgtgttttttgtGTCTGGTTCTGGGGGGGTCTCACTGCTGCCCCACTCTCTGCTCAGCTGG from Heliangelus exortis chromosome 18, bHelExo1.hap1, whole genome shotgun sequence carries:
- the TBX10 gene encoding T-box transcription factor TBX10, translated to SAPMAAFQGGPGEGPPCSTSLGWAGEGLGSGGKNQQVSQVVARLEMGSLWEEFNRLGTEMIVTKAGRRMFPTFQVKLTGLDPLADYVLLMDFIPLDDKRYRYAFHSSSWLAAGRADPAAPGRVHFHPDSPAKGAQWMRQIVSFDKLKLTNNLLDDNGHIILNSMHRYQPRFHVVFVDPRRDSERFAHQNFKTFSFPETQFMAVTAYQNHRITQLKIASNPFAKGFRDGDPEPWCGVSAGSLLGAVPRARATPLHPHPEKQQKGRGAGRGGAADPLLPSLPAPPGAPHRVGTPQPTPPHTFPPHFQPPGVYGGPKPRALPYPLPTFPPLSTYSPTTAPPFTYGQQ